The following are encoded together in the Coffea arabica cultivar ET-39 chromosome 1c, Coffea Arabica ET-39 HiFi, whole genome shotgun sequence genome:
- the LOC113737561 gene encoding uncharacterized protein — MVATGFKGTAMRQALWKAAKPTTHAQFIRRMEAIAELDVDAIKWLEDKNPAEWSRSHFRTFPKCDMLLNNICESFNSKILDAKKGSIVVMMDAFRHVFMQRMQENRERAREKRSKFGFCPKIRKMMKDNIDKATYCVSYKSNDVNFEVACPYGEKWVVNIEDRTGPCRKWDLTGIPCAHAISALWIAMKDPMQYIDDCYSVETYLKCYDPCILPVNGEHEWEDVDVQLPLPQTYGRAPGRPKKQRRKFADEIQQIKEQGKKMRRFGQIHKCSFCGE, encoded by the coding sequence ATGGTAGCTACTGGATTCAAAGGGACAGCCATGAGGCAAGCCTTATGGAAAGCGGCTAAGCCAACTACTCATGCACAATTCATAAGAAGAATGGAAGCCATAGCAGAACTAGATGTTGATGCAATTAAATGGTTAGAGGACAAGAATCCAGCAGAGTGGAGTAGATCACATTTCAGAACATTCCCTAAATGTGATATGTTGTTGAATAACATATGTGAATCATTTAACAGCAAAATATTAGATGCCAAGAAAGGGTCTATTGTTGTCATGATGGACGCATTTAGGCATGTTTTCATGCAAAGAATGCAAGAAAATAGAGAAAGAGCTAGGGAAAAGCGGAGTAAATTTggtttttgtccaaaaattagaaaaatgatGAAGGACAATATTGACAAGGCAACTTACTGTGTGTCTTACAAATCAAACGATGTCAATTTTGAAGTTGCTTGTCCTTATGGTGAAAAGTGGGTAGTCAATATTGAGGATAGGACTGGCCCATGCCGGAAATGGGATTTGACAGGGATACCATGTGCTCATGCAATTTCAGCTTTGTGGATTGCTATGAAGGACCCTATGCAGTACATTGATGATTGTTACAGTGTTGAAACGTATCTTAAGTGTTATGACCCTTGCATTTTACCTGTGAATGGAGAGCATGAGTGGGAAGATGTAGATGTTCAGCTACCCCTACCACAAACTTATGGAAGAGCACCAGGAAGACCAAAGAAACAGAGGAGAAAATTTGCTGACGAGATACAGCAAATAAAGGAGCAGGGCAAGAAGATGAGGAGATTTGGTCAAATCCATAAATGCTCATTCTGTGGTGAGTAA